From one Candidatus Cloacimonadota bacterium genomic stretch:
- a CDS encoding right-handed parallel beta-helix repeat-containing protein codes for MKYIIILFITLNCLTMLASQILEVKVSNTEQLMKAIAISETDQIIQFNPGIYEFTTSPIIDPFSGNGLEHLKDIEVTTGLHIKERSLEIIGADRDSVIIKTNSGYGIFIENCTRLVLKDLTITGGIRDQDGEATCAAVVVRNSNVEITGCIIRDNQGDFEKTIAGIGGIIGREGALLNIHHNEIHDNSWDGVALYRGARAIIHDNLIYNGRGAGIGITWNAEADIYRNVIHHYWKGVGSFGTSRVAVKNNLIRDLRGWGIIATGESIMNCRNNFIYNIGNVGIAGWSEEAKIDICNNVIINCGIEEQWVAPLVGIWMNCKEGNYLIEKNLLSNNKEADFAFGYKPAEDQKKFTFLEERNLFENGFNFKIESNKVELLVTKWGKGQILVKDPLNPELQELIGSKTAYGIYGGSYGDWDWNPDEKPFNNK; via the coding sequence AAGTTTCAAATACCGAACAATTAATGAAAGCTATTGCTATATCCGAAACAGATCAGATAATACAATTTAATCCTGGTATTTATGAATTTACTACAAGTCCTATTATCGATCCTTTTTCCGGAAACGGTCTGGAACATTTAAAAGATATCGAGGTTACAACCGGACTGCATATCAAAGAAAGATCACTGGAAATAATCGGGGCAGATAGAGACAGCGTTATTATCAAAACAAATTCAGGTTATGGGATATTTATTGAAAATTGTACTCGTCTGGTTTTGAAAGATCTAACGATTACCGGAGGAATTCGCGATCAAGATGGAGAAGCAACTTGTGCTGCTGTTGTAGTCCGCAATTCAAATGTGGAAATAACAGGTTGCATTATCAGAGATAATCAGGGAGATTTTGAGAAAACAATTGCTGGAATCGGAGGAATTATCGGCAGGGAAGGAGCTTTACTGAATATCCATCATAACGAGATCCATGATAATTCCTGGGATGGAGTTGCTCTTTATCGCGGAGCAAGAGCAATAATACATGATAATTTGATCTACAACGGACGAGGAGCAGGAATCGGCATTACCTGGAATGCAGAAGCTGATATTTATCGAAATGTTATTCATCATTATTGGAAAGGTGTCGGATCATTTGGAACAAGTCGGGTGGCTGTGAAAAATAACCTGATTCGTGATTTGAGAGGTTGGGGAATTATTGCGACCGGAGAAAGTATAATGAATTGCCGGAACAATTTCATTTATAATATTGGTAATGTCGGAATTGCCGGATGGTCTGAAGAAGCAAAGATCGATATTTGTAACAACGTCATTATCAACTGCGGAATTGAAGAACAATGGGTTGCTCCATTGGTTGGAATTTGGATGAACTGCAAGGAAGGAAATTACCTGATCGAGAAAAATTTATTATCCAACAACAAAGAAGCAGATTTTGCTTTTGGATATAAACCTGCTGAAGATCAGAAAAAATTTACTTTTCTTGAGGAAAGAAATTTATTTGAAAATGGATTTAATTTTAAAATAGAATCAAATAAGGTAGAATTATTGGTAACAAAATGGGGAAAAGGTCAAATTTTAGTGAAAGATCCTTTAAATCCTGAACTACAAGAGCTTATTGGATCAAAAACCGCTTATGGAATTTATGGTGGTTCTTATGGAGATTGGGATTGGAATC